The Podarcis muralis chromosome 10, rPodMur119.hap1.1, whole genome shotgun sequence genome includes a region encoding these proteins:
- the CPSF6 gene encoding cleavage and polyadenylation specificity factor subunit 6 isoform X1: MADGVDHIDIYADVGEEFNQEAEYGGHDQIDLYDDVISPSANNGDAPEDRDYMDSLPPSVGDDVGKGSAPNVVYTYTGKRIALYIGNLTWWTTDEDLTEAVHSLGVNDILEIKFFENRANGQSKGFALVGVGSEASSKKLMDLLPKRELHGQNPVVTPCNKQFLSQFELQSRKTTQSGQMSGEGKAGPPGGSSRATFPPSNRGRGRFPGALPGGDRFPGPAGPGGPPPPFPAGQTPPRPPLGPPGPPGPPPPGQVLPPPLTGPPNRGDRPPPPVLFPGQPFGQPPLGPLPPGPPPPVPGYGPPPGPPPPQQGPPPPPGPFPPRPPGPLGPPLTLAPPPHLPGPPPGAPPPAPHVNPAFFPPPANSGIPTSDSRGPPPSDPYGRPPPYDRGDYGPPGRRFTGNNMPIREQLHMPLYWRQTKNNTQNAGREIDAARTPLSEAEFEEIMNRNRAISSSAISRAVSDASAAEYGSAIETLVTAISLIKQSKVSADDRCKVLISSLQDCLHGIESKSYGSGSRRRERSRERDHSRSREKSRRHKSRSRDRHDDYYRERSRERERHRDRDRDRDRERDREREYRHR; encoded by the exons GAGGCTGAGTATGGTGGGCATGATCAAATAGATCTGTATGACGACGTAATCTCTCCATCTGCCAATAACGGCGATGCTCCAGAGGATCGTGATTATATGGACTCTCTCCCACCATCTGTTGGAGATGATGTAGGCAAAGGATCAGCACCAAATGTTGTCTACACGTATACAGGAAAGAGAATTGCATTGTACATTGGGAATCTTACTTGG TGGACCACAGATGAAGATTTAACTGAAGCAGTTCATTCACTTGGTGTAAATGATATTTTGGAGATAAAATTTTTTGAAAACCGAGCTAATGGCCAATCTAAGGG GTTTGCTCTTGTAGGTGTGGGATCTGAGGCATCTTCCAAAAAACTAATGGATCTGTTGCCTAAACGAGAATTGCATGGTCAAAATCCTGTTGTTACTCCTTGTAATAAGCAGTTTCTGAGTCAATTTGAGCTGCAGTCCAGAAAAA cTACACAGTCAGGCCAGATGTCTGGTGAAGGCAAAGCTGGTCCTCCTGGAGGCAGTTCACGGGCAACGTTTCCACCAAGTAACAGAGGGAGGGGTCGTTTTCCAGGCGCCCTTCCAGGAGGAGATAGATTTCCTGGACCAGCTGGACCAGGAGGACCCCCACCACCTTTTCCAG CTGGACAGACACCTCCACGTCCACCCCTAGGTCCTCCAGGCCCTCCAGGTCCTCCTCCACCTGGCCAGGTTCTACCTCCTCCACTAACGGGTCCCCCTAATCGTGGTGACCGTCCCCCTCCTCCAGTTCTGTTTCCAGGGCAACCCTTTGGTCAACCTCCACTGGGCCCTCTTCCCCCTGGCCCTCCACCTCCAGTTCCAGGCTATGGTCCTCCACCAGGTCCTCCACCCCCACAACAGGGCCCTCCTCCACCTCCAGGTCCTTTCCCCCCTCGTCCACCTGGTCCGCTAGGGCCACCCCTGACAttggctcctcctcctcacttaCCTGGGCCTCCACCAGGTGCTCCCCCACCAGCTCCACACGTGAATCCAGCtttcttccccccgccagccaaCAGTGGCATACCTACATCAGACAGCCGTGGTCCACCACCTTCAGACCCATATGGCCGGCCTCCACCTTATGACAGAGGTGATTATGGTCCACCAGGCAG GCGTTTCACTGGAAATAACATGCCCATAAGAGAACAATTACATATGCCATTGTATTGGAGACAAACGAAAAATAATACTCAAAACGCAGGGAG ggaaATAGATGCTGCAAGGACGCCTTTAAGTGAAGCAGAATTTGAAGAAATCATGAATAGAAACAGAGCTATCTCTAGTAGTGCCATTTCAAGAGCTGTATCAGATGCAAGTGCTG CGGAGTATGGAAGTGCTATAGAAACCTTGGTGACTGCAATTTCATTAATTAAACAGTCCAAAGTATCTGCTGATGATCGTTGCAAAGTACTTATTAGCTCTCTGCAAGATTGCCTCCATGGAATTGAGTCCAAGTCTTATGGTTCTGGGTCAAG AAGACGTGAGCGATCAAGAGAGAGAGACCACAGCAGATCAAGAGAGAAGAGCCGGCGCCACAAATCTCGTAGCAGAGATCGTCATGATGATTATTACCGGGAAAGAAGCCGTGAACGTGAGAGACATCGTGATCGCGATAGAGACCGCGACAGAGAGCGCGATAGAGAGCGAGAGTATCGTCATCGTTAA
- the CPSF6 gene encoding cleavage and polyadenylation specificity factor subunit 6 isoform X4, which yields MADGVDHIDIYADVGEEFNQEAEYGGHDQIDLYDDVISPSANNGDAPEDRDYMDSLPPSVGDDVGKGSAPNVVYTYTGKRIALYIGNLTWWTTDEDLTEAVHSLGVNDILEIKFFENRANGQSKGFALVGVGSEASSKKLMDLLPKRELHGQNPVVTPCNKQFLSQFELQSRKTTQSGQMSGEGKAGPPGGSSRATFPPSNRGRGRFPGALPGGDRFPGPAGPGGPPPPFPAGQTPPRPPLGPPGPPGPPPPGQVLPPPLTGPPNRGDRPPPPVLFPGQPFGQPPLGPLPPGPPPPVPGYGPPPGPPPPQQGPPPPPGPFPPRPPGPLGPPLTLAPPPHLPGPPPGAPPPAPHVNPAFFPPPANSGIPTSDSRGPPPSDPYGRPPPYDRGDYGPPGREIDAARTPLSEAEFEEIMNRNRAISSSAISRAVSDASAAEYGSAIETLVTAISLIKQSKVSADDRCKVLISSLQDCLHGIESKSYGSGSRRERSRERDHSRSREKSRRHKSRSRDRHDDYYRERSRERERHRDRDRDRDRERDREREYRHR from the exons GAGGCTGAGTATGGTGGGCATGATCAAATAGATCTGTATGACGACGTAATCTCTCCATCTGCCAATAACGGCGATGCTCCAGAGGATCGTGATTATATGGACTCTCTCCCACCATCTGTTGGAGATGATGTAGGCAAAGGATCAGCACCAAATGTTGTCTACACGTATACAGGAAAGAGAATTGCATTGTACATTGGGAATCTTACTTGG TGGACCACAGATGAAGATTTAACTGAAGCAGTTCATTCACTTGGTGTAAATGATATTTTGGAGATAAAATTTTTTGAAAACCGAGCTAATGGCCAATCTAAGGG GTTTGCTCTTGTAGGTGTGGGATCTGAGGCATCTTCCAAAAAACTAATGGATCTGTTGCCTAAACGAGAATTGCATGGTCAAAATCCTGTTGTTACTCCTTGTAATAAGCAGTTTCTGAGTCAATTTGAGCTGCAGTCCAGAAAAA cTACACAGTCAGGCCAGATGTCTGGTGAAGGCAAAGCTGGTCCTCCTGGAGGCAGTTCACGGGCAACGTTTCCACCAAGTAACAGAGGGAGGGGTCGTTTTCCAGGCGCCCTTCCAGGAGGAGATAGATTTCCTGGACCAGCTGGACCAGGAGGACCCCCACCACCTTTTCCAG CTGGACAGACACCTCCACGTCCACCCCTAGGTCCTCCAGGCCCTCCAGGTCCTCCTCCACCTGGCCAGGTTCTACCTCCTCCACTAACGGGTCCCCCTAATCGTGGTGACCGTCCCCCTCCTCCAGTTCTGTTTCCAGGGCAACCCTTTGGTCAACCTCCACTGGGCCCTCTTCCCCCTGGCCCTCCACCTCCAGTTCCAGGCTATGGTCCTCCACCAGGTCCTCCACCCCCACAACAGGGCCCTCCTCCACCTCCAGGTCCTTTCCCCCCTCGTCCACCTGGTCCGCTAGGGCCACCCCTGACAttggctcctcctcctcacttaCCTGGGCCTCCACCAGGTGCTCCCCCACCAGCTCCACACGTGAATCCAGCtttcttccccccgccagccaaCAGTGGCATACCTACATCAGACAGCCGTGGTCCACCACCTTCAGACCCATATGGCCGGCCTCCACCTTATGACAGAGGTGATTATGGTCCACCAGGCAG ggaaATAGATGCTGCAAGGACGCCTTTAAGTGAAGCAGAATTTGAAGAAATCATGAATAGAAACAGAGCTATCTCTAGTAGTGCCATTTCAAGAGCTGTATCAGATGCAAGTGCTG CGGAGTATGGAAGTGCTATAGAAACCTTGGTGACTGCAATTTCATTAATTAAACAGTCCAAAGTATCTGCTGATGATCGTTGCAAAGTACTTATTAGCTCTCTGCAAGATTGCCTCCATGGAATTGAGTCCAAGTCTTATGGTTCTGGGTCAAG ACGTGAGCGATCAAGAGAGAGAGACCACAGCAGATCAAGAGAGAAGAGCCGGCGCCACAAATCTCGTAGCAGAGATCGTCATGATGATTATTACCGGGAAAGAAGCCGTGAACGTGAGAGACATCGTGATCGCGATAGAGACCGCGACAGAGAGCGCGATAGAGAGCGAGAGTATCGTCATCGTTAA
- the CPSF6 gene encoding cleavage and polyadenylation specificity factor subunit 6 isoform X3: MADGVDHIDIYADVGEEFNQEAEYGGHDQIDLYDDVISPSANNGDAPEDRDYMDSLPPSVGDDVGKGSAPNVVYTYTGKRIALYIGNLTWWTTDEDLTEAVHSLGVNDILEIKFFENRANGQSKGFALVGVGSEASSKKLMDLLPKRELHGQNPVVTPCNKQFLSQFELQSRKTTQSGQMSGEGKAGPPGGSSRATFPPSNRGRGRFPGALPGGDRFPGPAGPGGPPPPFPAGQTPPRPPLGPPGPPGPPPPGQVLPPPLTGPPNRGDRPPPPVLFPGQPFGQPPLGPLPPGPPPPVPGYGPPPGPPPPQQGPPPPPGPFPPRPPGPLGPPLTLAPPPHLPGPPPGAPPPAPHVNPAFFPPPANSGIPTSDSRGPPPSDPYGRPPPYDRGDYGPPGREIDAARTPLSEAEFEEIMNRNRAISSSAISRAVSDASAAEYGSAIETLVTAISLIKQSKVSADDRCKVLISSLQDCLHGIESKSYGSGSRRRERSRERDHSRSREKSRRHKSRSRDRHDDYYRERSRERERHRDRDRDRDRERDREREYRHR, encoded by the exons GAGGCTGAGTATGGTGGGCATGATCAAATAGATCTGTATGACGACGTAATCTCTCCATCTGCCAATAACGGCGATGCTCCAGAGGATCGTGATTATATGGACTCTCTCCCACCATCTGTTGGAGATGATGTAGGCAAAGGATCAGCACCAAATGTTGTCTACACGTATACAGGAAAGAGAATTGCATTGTACATTGGGAATCTTACTTGG TGGACCACAGATGAAGATTTAACTGAAGCAGTTCATTCACTTGGTGTAAATGATATTTTGGAGATAAAATTTTTTGAAAACCGAGCTAATGGCCAATCTAAGGG GTTTGCTCTTGTAGGTGTGGGATCTGAGGCATCTTCCAAAAAACTAATGGATCTGTTGCCTAAACGAGAATTGCATGGTCAAAATCCTGTTGTTACTCCTTGTAATAAGCAGTTTCTGAGTCAATTTGAGCTGCAGTCCAGAAAAA cTACACAGTCAGGCCAGATGTCTGGTGAAGGCAAAGCTGGTCCTCCTGGAGGCAGTTCACGGGCAACGTTTCCACCAAGTAACAGAGGGAGGGGTCGTTTTCCAGGCGCCCTTCCAGGAGGAGATAGATTTCCTGGACCAGCTGGACCAGGAGGACCCCCACCACCTTTTCCAG CTGGACAGACACCTCCACGTCCACCCCTAGGTCCTCCAGGCCCTCCAGGTCCTCCTCCACCTGGCCAGGTTCTACCTCCTCCACTAACGGGTCCCCCTAATCGTGGTGACCGTCCCCCTCCTCCAGTTCTGTTTCCAGGGCAACCCTTTGGTCAACCTCCACTGGGCCCTCTTCCCCCTGGCCCTCCACCTCCAGTTCCAGGCTATGGTCCTCCACCAGGTCCTCCACCCCCACAACAGGGCCCTCCTCCACCTCCAGGTCCTTTCCCCCCTCGTCCACCTGGTCCGCTAGGGCCACCCCTGACAttggctcctcctcctcacttaCCTGGGCCTCCACCAGGTGCTCCCCCACCAGCTCCACACGTGAATCCAGCtttcttccccccgccagccaaCAGTGGCATACCTACATCAGACAGCCGTGGTCCACCACCTTCAGACCCATATGGCCGGCCTCCACCTTATGACAGAGGTGATTATGGTCCACCAGGCAG ggaaATAGATGCTGCAAGGACGCCTTTAAGTGAAGCAGAATTTGAAGAAATCATGAATAGAAACAGAGCTATCTCTAGTAGTGCCATTTCAAGAGCTGTATCAGATGCAAGTGCTG CGGAGTATGGAAGTGCTATAGAAACCTTGGTGACTGCAATTTCATTAATTAAACAGTCCAAAGTATCTGCTGATGATCGTTGCAAAGTACTTATTAGCTCTCTGCAAGATTGCCTCCATGGAATTGAGTCCAAGTCTTATGGTTCTGGGTCAAG AAGACGTGAGCGATCAAGAGAGAGAGACCACAGCAGATCAAGAGAGAAGAGCCGGCGCCACAAATCTCGTAGCAGAGATCGTCATGATGATTATTACCGGGAAAGAAGCCGTGAACGTGAGAGACATCGTGATCGCGATAGAGACCGCGACAGAGAGCGCGATAGAGAGCGAGAGTATCGTCATCGTTAA
- the CPSF6 gene encoding cleavage and polyadenylation specificity factor subunit 6 isoform X2 has product MADGVDHIDIYADVGEEFNQEAEYGGHDQIDLYDDVISPSANNGDAPEDRDYMDSLPPSVGDDVGKGSAPNVVYTYTGKRIALYIGNLTWWTTDEDLTEAVHSLGVNDILEIKFFENRANGQSKGFALVGVGSEASSKKLMDLLPKRELHGQNPVVTPCNKQFLSQFELQSRKTTQSGQMSGEGKAGPPGGSSRATFPPSNRGRGRFPGALPGGDRFPGPAGPGGPPPPFPAGQTPPRPPLGPPGPPGPPPPGQVLPPPLTGPPNRGDRPPPPVLFPGQPFGQPPLGPLPPGPPPPVPGYGPPPGPPPPQQGPPPPPGPFPPRPPGPLGPPLTLAPPPHLPGPPPGAPPPAPHVNPAFFPPPANSGIPTSDSRGPPPSDPYGRPPPYDRGDYGPPGRRFTGNNMPIREQLHMPLYWRQTKNNTQNAGREIDAARTPLSEAEFEEIMNRNRAISSSAISRAVSDASAAEYGSAIETLVTAISLIKQSKVSADDRCKVLISSLQDCLHGIESKSYGSGSRRERSRERDHSRSREKSRRHKSRSRDRHDDYYRERSRERERHRDRDRDRDRERDREREYRHR; this is encoded by the exons GAGGCTGAGTATGGTGGGCATGATCAAATAGATCTGTATGACGACGTAATCTCTCCATCTGCCAATAACGGCGATGCTCCAGAGGATCGTGATTATATGGACTCTCTCCCACCATCTGTTGGAGATGATGTAGGCAAAGGATCAGCACCAAATGTTGTCTACACGTATACAGGAAAGAGAATTGCATTGTACATTGGGAATCTTACTTGG TGGACCACAGATGAAGATTTAACTGAAGCAGTTCATTCACTTGGTGTAAATGATATTTTGGAGATAAAATTTTTTGAAAACCGAGCTAATGGCCAATCTAAGGG GTTTGCTCTTGTAGGTGTGGGATCTGAGGCATCTTCCAAAAAACTAATGGATCTGTTGCCTAAACGAGAATTGCATGGTCAAAATCCTGTTGTTACTCCTTGTAATAAGCAGTTTCTGAGTCAATTTGAGCTGCAGTCCAGAAAAA cTACACAGTCAGGCCAGATGTCTGGTGAAGGCAAAGCTGGTCCTCCTGGAGGCAGTTCACGGGCAACGTTTCCACCAAGTAACAGAGGGAGGGGTCGTTTTCCAGGCGCCCTTCCAGGAGGAGATAGATTTCCTGGACCAGCTGGACCAGGAGGACCCCCACCACCTTTTCCAG CTGGACAGACACCTCCACGTCCACCCCTAGGTCCTCCAGGCCCTCCAGGTCCTCCTCCACCTGGCCAGGTTCTACCTCCTCCACTAACGGGTCCCCCTAATCGTGGTGACCGTCCCCCTCCTCCAGTTCTGTTTCCAGGGCAACCCTTTGGTCAACCTCCACTGGGCCCTCTTCCCCCTGGCCCTCCACCTCCAGTTCCAGGCTATGGTCCTCCACCAGGTCCTCCACCCCCACAACAGGGCCCTCCTCCACCTCCAGGTCCTTTCCCCCCTCGTCCACCTGGTCCGCTAGGGCCACCCCTGACAttggctcctcctcctcacttaCCTGGGCCTCCACCAGGTGCTCCCCCACCAGCTCCACACGTGAATCCAGCtttcttccccccgccagccaaCAGTGGCATACCTACATCAGACAGCCGTGGTCCACCACCTTCAGACCCATATGGCCGGCCTCCACCTTATGACAGAGGTGATTATGGTCCACCAGGCAG GCGTTTCACTGGAAATAACATGCCCATAAGAGAACAATTACATATGCCATTGTATTGGAGACAAACGAAAAATAATACTCAAAACGCAGGGAG ggaaATAGATGCTGCAAGGACGCCTTTAAGTGAAGCAGAATTTGAAGAAATCATGAATAGAAACAGAGCTATCTCTAGTAGTGCCATTTCAAGAGCTGTATCAGATGCAAGTGCTG CGGAGTATGGAAGTGCTATAGAAACCTTGGTGACTGCAATTTCATTAATTAAACAGTCCAAAGTATCTGCTGATGATCGTTGCAAAGTACTTATTAGCTCTCTGCAAGATTGCCTCCATGGAATTGAGTCCAAGTCTTATGGTTCTGGGTCAAG ACGTGAGCGATCAAGAGAGAGAGACCACAGCAGATCAAGAGAGAAGAGCCGGCGCCACAAATCTCGTAGCAGAGATCGTCATGATGATTATTACCGGGAAAGAAGCCGTGAACGTGAGAGACATCGTGATCGCGATAGAGACCGCGACAGAGAGCGCGATAGAGAGCGAGAGTATCGTCATCGTTAA